Proteins co-encoded in one Lynx canadensis isolate LIC74 chromosome C1, mLynCan4.pri.v2, whole genome shotgun sequence genomic window:
- the AURKAIP1 gene encoding aurora kinase A-interacting protein — protein sequence MFLVRLTSQLLRAVPRAGCGRPWPVSGVLGRCACRPCYSTQPTGPSGVASIPGGGLQLELEELLVPRKMSVSPLESWLTAHYLLPRLAAGGPATVAPARLYECPPSQVGERAEQGDVGAWDAPRMRCKNVLKIRRRKMNHHKYRKLVKRTRFLRRKVREGRLKRKQIKFERDLRRIWLKAGLKEAPAGWQTPKIYLKGK from the exons ATGTTCCTGGTGCGCCTGACTTCTCAGCTGCTTAGGGCTGTTCCTCGGGCAG GTTGCGGTCGGCCCTGGCCCGTCTCAGGGGTGCTAGGCAGGTGTGCCTGTCGGCCCTGCTACAGCACCCAGCCAACAGGCCCAAGCGGAGTTGCCTCCATCCCTGGCGGGGGGCTCCAGCTGGAGCTTGAGGAGTTGCTGGTCCCCAGAAAGATGTCCGTCAGTCCCCTGGAGAGCTGGCTGACCGCCCACTACCTCCTACCCAGACTAGCTGCTGGAGGCCCAGCGACCGTGGCTCCAGCCCGACTCTATGAGTGTCCACCTAGCCAAGTGGGGGAGCGGGCCGAGCAGGGGGACGTGGGGGCCTGGGACGCACCCCGGATGCGGTGCAAAAACGTGCTGAAGATCCGCCGGCGGAAGATGAATCACCACAAGTACCGCAAACTGGTCAAAAGGACCCGGTTCCTGCGGCGGAAGGTCCGGGAAGGGCGCCTGAAACGGAAGCAG ATCAAGTTCGAGAGAGACCTGAGGCGCATCTGGCTGAAGGCAGGCTTGAAGGAAGCCCCTGCAGGCTGGCAGACCCCCAAGATCTACCTGAAGGGCAAATGA
- the CCNL2 gene encoding cyclin-L2 isoform X2, whose translation MAAAAAATVAAGTPGPAATAAAVCAPGSGNAAPGSQGMLIGDRLYSGVLITLENCLLPDDKLRFTPSMSSGLDTDTETDLRVVGCELIQAAGILLRLPQVAMATGQVLFQRFFYTKSFVKHSMEHVSMACVHLASKIEEAPRRIRDVINVFHRLRHLREKKKPVPLLLDQDYVNLKNQIIKAERRVLKELGFCVHVKHPHKIIVMYLQVLECERNQHLVQTSWNYMNDSLRTDVFVRFQPESIACACIYLAARTLEIPLPNRPHWFLLFGATEEEIQEICLKILQLYTRKKVDLTHLESEVEKRRHAIEEAKAQAKGLLPAGTQVLDSTSGFSPAPKLESPKEGKGNKPSPLSVKNAKRKMEGMKKAKADSPVNGLPKGRGSRSRSGSREQSYSRSPSRSASPKRRKSDSGSTSGGSKSQSRSRSRSDSPPRQAHRGAPYKGSKVRSYRKSKDCKYPAQKPHKSRSRSSSRSRSRSRERPDNSGKYKKKSHYYRDQRRERSRSYERTGHRYERDHPGHSRHRR comes from the exons atggcggcggcggcggcggcgacggtCGCGGCTGGGACTCCGGGGCCGGCTGCCACCGCGGCAGCGGTCTGCGCCCCGGGGTCGGGGAACGCAGCCCCCGGGTCGCAGGGGATGTTGATCGGGGACCGGCTGTACTCCGGGGTGCTCATCACCTTGGAGAACTGCCTCCTGCCTGACGACAAGCTCCGCTTCACGCCGTCCATGTCGAGTGGCCTCGACACCGACACAGAGACCGACCTCCGCGTGGTGGGCTGCGAGCTCATCCAGGCGGCCGGCATCCTCCTCCGCTTGCCGCAG GTGGCTATGGCTACAGGGCAGGTGTTGTTCCAGCGATTTTTTTATACCAAGTCCTTTGTGAAGCATTCCATGGAG CACGTGTCGATGGCTTGCGTTCACCTGGCCTCCAAGATAGAAGAGGCTCCGAGACGGATACGGGACGTCATCAATGTGTTTCATCGCCTTCGACacctgagagagaaaaa GAAGCCTGTGCCTCTGCTGTTGGACCAAGATTACGTTAACTTAAAGAATCAGATTATAAAGGCAGAAAGACGAGTTCTCAAAGAGCTGGGTTTCTGTGTCCACGTGAAGCACCCTCACAAG ATAATCGTTATGTACCTTCAGGTGTTAGAGTGTGAGCGTAACCAGCACCTGGTCCAGACCTCATG GAATTACATGAACGACAGCCTTCGCACAGACGTCTTCGTGAGGTTCCAGCCTGAGAGCATCGCCTGCGCCTGCATTTATCTTGCTGCCCGGACACTGGAG ATCCCTTTGCCCAATCGTCCCcattggtttcttttgtttggagcCACTGAAGAAGAAATTCAAGAAATCTGCTTAAAAATCCTGCAGCTTTATACCCGGAAAAAG GTTGATCTGACACACCTTGAAAGCGAAGTGGAGAAGAGAAGGCACGCCATCGAAGAGGCCAAGGCACAGGCCAAGGGCTTGCTGCCCGCTGGCACCCAGGTCCTGGACAGCACTTCAGggttctcccctgcccccaagctGG AATCCCCCAAAGAAGGTAAAGGAAACAAGCCTTCCCCCCTGTCTGTGAAGAACGCCAAGAGGAAGATGGAGGGCATGAAGAAAGCCAAGGCTGACAGCCCGGTGAACGG ctTGCCAAAGGGGCGAGGGAGCCGAAGCCGGAGCGGGAGTCGTGAGCAGAGCTACTCGAGGTCCCCGTCACGATCTGCTTCTCCTAAGAGGAG GAAAAGTGACAGTGGCTCCACGTCTGGCGGGTCCAAGTCGCAGAGCCGCTCACGGAGCAGGAGTGACTCCCCACCGAGACAGGCGCACAGAGGTGCTCCCTACAAAGGCTCCAAGGTAAGGAGCTATCGGAAGTCTAAGGACTGCAAGTACCCCGCCCAGAAGCCACACAAGTCCCGGAGCCGGAGCTCCTCTCGCTCTCGAAGCCGCTCACGGGAGCGGCCAGATAATTCTgggaaatacaagaagaaaagtcATTACTATAGAGATCAGCGAAGGGAGCGTTCTCGGTCTTACGAGCGAACAGGCCATCGCTACGAGCGGGATCACCCTGGGCACAGCAGGCATCGGAGGTGA
- the CCNL2 gene encoding cyclin-L2 isoform X3: MNDSLRTDVFVRFQPESIACACIYLAARTLEIPLPNRPHWFLLFGATEEEIQEICLKILQLYTRKKVDLTHLESEVEKRRHAIEEAKAQAKGLLPAGTQVLDSTSGFSPAPKLAESPKEGKGNKPSPLSVKNAKRKMEGMKKAKADSPVNGLPKGRGSRSRSGSREQSYSRSPSRSASPKRRKSDSGSTSGGSKSQSRSRSRSDSPPRQAHRGAPYKGSKVRSYRKSKDCKYPAQKPHKSRSRSSSRSRSRSRERPDNSGKYKKKSHYYRDQRRERSRSYERTGHRYERDHPGHSRHRR, encoded by the exons ATGAACGACAGCCTTCGCACAGACGTCTTCGTGAGGTTCCAGCCTGAGAGCATCGCCTGCGCCTGCATTTATCTTGCTGCCCGGACACTGGAG ATCCCTTTGCCCAATCGTCCCcattggtttcttttgtttggagcCACTGAAGAAGAAATTCAAGAAATCTGCTTAAAAATCCTGCAGCTTTATACCCGGAAAAAG GTTGATCTGACACACCTTGAAAGCGAAGTGGAGAAGAGAAGGCACGCCATCGAAGAGGCCAAGGCACAGGCCAAGGGCTTGCTGCCCGCTGGCACCCAGGTCCTGGACAGCACTTCAGggttctcccctgcccccaagctGG CAGAATCCCCCAAAGAAGGTAAAGGAAACAAGCCTTCCCCCCTGTCTGTGAAGAACGCCAAGAGGAAGATGGAGGGCATGAAGAAAGCCAAGGCTGACAGCCCGGTGAACGG ctTGCCAAAGGGGCGAGGGAGCCGAAGCCGGAGCGGGAGTCGTGAGCAGAGCTACTCGAGGTCCCCGTCACGATCTGCTTCTCCTAAGAGGAG GAAAAGTGACAGTGGCTCCACGTCTGGCGGGTCCAAGTCGCAGAGCCGCTCACGGAGCAGGAGTGACTCCCCACCGAGACAGGCGCACAGAGGTGCTCCCTACAAAGGCTCCAAGGTAAGGAGCTATCGGAAGTCTAAGGACTGCAAGTACCCCGCCCAGAAGCCACACAAGTCCCGGAGCCGGAGCTCCTCTCGCTCTCGAAGCCGCTCACGGGAGCGGCCAGATAATTCTgggaaatacaagaagaaaagtcATTACTATAGAGATCAGCGAAGGGAGCGTTCTCGGTCTTACGAGCGAACAGGCCATCGCTACGAGCGGGATCACCCTGGGCACAGCAGGCATCGGAGGTGA
- the CCNL2 gene encoding cyclin-L2 isoform X4 — MAAAAAATVAAGTPGPAATAAAVCAPGSGNAAPGSQGMLIGDRLYSGVLITLENCLLPDDKLRFTPSMSSGLDTDTETDLRVVGCELIQAAGILLRLPQVAMATGQVLFQRFFYTKSFVKHSMEHVSMACVHLASKIEEAPRRIRDVINVFHRLRHLREKKKPVPLLLDQDYVNLKNQIIKAERRVLKELGFCVHVKHPHKIIVMYLQVLECERNQHLVQTSWVASEGK, encoded by the exons atggcggcggcggcggcggcgacggtCGCGGCTGGGACTCCGGGGCCGGCTGCCACCGCGGCAGCGGTCTGCGCCCCGGGGTCGGGGAACGCAGCCCCCGGGTCGCAGGGGATGTTGATCGGGGACCGGCTGTACTCCGGGGTGCTCATCACCTTGGAGAACTGCCTCCTGCCTGACGACAAGCTCCGCTTCACGCCGTCCATGTCGAGTGGCCTCGACACCGACACAGAGACCGACCTCCGCGTGGTGGGCTGCGAGCTCATCCAGGCGGCCGGCATCCTCCTCCGCTTGCCGCAG GTGGCTATGGCTACAGGGCAGGTGTTGTTCCAGCGATTTTTTTATACCAAGTCCTTTGTGAAGCATTCCATGGAG CACGTGTCGATGGCTTGCGTTCACCTGGCCTCCAAGATAGAAGAGGCTCCGAGACGGATACGGGACGTCATCAATGTGTTTCATCGCCTTCGACacctgagagagaaaaa GAAGCCTGTGCCTCTGCTGTTGGACCAAGATTACGTTAACTTAAAGAATCAGATTATAAAGGCAGAAAGACGAGTTCTCAAAGAGCTGGGTTTCTGTGTCCACGTGAAGCACCCTCACAAG ATAATCGTTATGTACCTTCAGGTGTTAGAGTGTGAGCGTAACCAGCACCTGGTCCAGACCTCATG GGTAGCCTCTGAGGGTAAGTGA
- the CCNL2 gene encoding cyclin-L2 isoform X1, which produces MAAAAAATVAAGTPGPAATAAAVCAPGSGNAAPGSQGMLIGDRLYSGVLITLENCLLPDDKLRFTPSMSSGLDTDTETDLRVVGCELIQAAGILLRLPQVAMATGQVLFQRFFYTKSFVKHSMEHVSMACVHLASKIEEAPRRIRDVINVFHRLRHLREKKKPVPLLLDQDYVNLKNQIIKAERRVLKELGFCVHVKHPHKIIVMYLQVLECERNQHLVQTSWNYMNDSLRTDVFVRFQPESIACACIYLAARTLEIPLPNRPHWFLLFGATEEEIQEICLKILQLYTRKKVDLTHLESEVEKRRHAIEEAKAQAKGLLPAGTQVLDSTSGFSPAPKLAESPKEGKGNKPSPLSVKNAKRKMEGMKKAKADSPVNGLPKGRGSRSRSGSREQSYSRSPSRSASPKRRKSDSGSTSGGSKSQSRSRSRSDSPPRQAHRGAPYKGSKVRSYRKSKDCKYPAQKPHKSRSRSSSRSRSRSRERPDNSGKYKKKSHYYRDQRRERSRSYERTGHRYERDHPGHSRHRR; this is translated from the exons atggcggcggcggcggcggcgacggtCGCGGCTGGGACTCCGGGGCCGGCTGCCACCGCGGCAGCGGTCTGCGCCCCGGGGTCGGGGAACGCAGCCCCCGGGTCGCAGGGGATGTTGATCGGGGACCGGCTGTACTCCGGGGTGCTCATCACCTTGGAGAACTGCCTCCTGCCTGACGACAAGCTCCGCTTCACGCCGTCCATGTCGAGTGGCCTCGACACCGACACAGAGACCGACCTCCGCGTGGTGGGCTGCGAGCTCATCCAGGCGGCCGGCATCCTCCTCCGCTTGCCGCAG GTGGCTATGGCTACAGGGCAGGTGTTGTTCCAGCGATTTTTTTATACCAAGTCCTTTGTGAAGCATTCCATGGAG CACGTGTCGATGGCTTGCGTTCACCTGGCCTCCAAGATAGAAGAGGCTCCGAGACGGATACGGGACGTCATCAATGTGTTTCATCGCCTTCGACacctgagagagaaaaa GAAGCCTGTGCCTCTGCTGTTGGACCAAGATTACGTTAACTTAAAGAATCAGATTATAAAGGCAGAAAGACGAGTTCTCAAAGAGCTGGGTTTCTGTGTCCACGTGAAGCACCCTCACAAG ATAATCGTTATGTACCTTCAGGTGTTAGAGTGTGAGCGTAACCAGCACCTGGTCCAGACCTCATG GAATTACATGAACGACAGCCTTCGCACAGACGTCTTCGTGAGGTTCCAGCCTGAGAGCATCGCCTGCGCCTGCATTTATCTTGCTGCCCGGACACTGGAG ATCCCTTTGCCCAATCGTCCCcattggtttcttttgtttggagcCACTGAAGAAGAAATTCAAGAAATCTGCTTAAAAATCCTGCAGCTTTATACCCGGAAAAAG GTTGATCTGACACACCTTGAAAGCGAAGTGGAGAAGAGAAGGCACGCCATCGAAGAGGCCAAGGCACAGGCCAAGGGCTTGCTGCCCGCTGGCACCCAGGTCCTGGACAGCACTTCAGggttctcccctgcccccaagctGG CAGAATCCCCCAAAGAAGGTAAAGGAAACAAGCCTTCCCCCCTGTCTGTGAAGAACGCCAAGAGGAAGATGGAGGGCATGAAGAAAGCCAAGGCTGACAGCCCGGTGAACGG ctTGCCAAAGGGGCGAGGGAGCCGAAGCCGGAGCGGGAGTCGTGAGCAGAGCTACTCGAGGTCCCCGTCACGATCTGCTTCTCCTAAGAGGAG GAAAAGTGACAGTGGCTCCACGTCTGGCGGGTCCAAGTCGCAGAGCCGCTCACGGAGCAGGAGTGACTCCCCACCGAGACAGGCGCACAGAGGTGCTCCCTACAAAGGCTCCAAGGTAAGGAGCTATCGGAAGTCTAAGGACTGCAAGTACCCCGCCCAGAAGCCACACAAGTCCCGGAGCCGGAGCTCCTCTCGCTCTCGAAGCCGCTCACGGGAGCGGCCAGATAATTCTgggaaatacaagaagaaaagtcATTACTATAGAGATCAGCGAAGGGAGCGTTCTCGGTCTTACGAGCGAACAGGCCATCGCTACGAGCGGGATCACCCTGGGCACAGCAGGCATCGGAGGTGA